Proteins from a genomic interval of Ignavibacteriota bacterium:
- a CDS encoding gamma carbonic anhydrase family protein, with translation MENKLFPYLNLFPKIHETVFLAEGVKIIGDVTIGENSSVWYNCVVRGDVHYIKIGHDTNVQDLSMLHVTNQRFPLNIGNSVTIGHSVKLHGCTINDLTLIGIGSIILDGAVVEENSMVAAGSVVKPKFIVPSGKLVGGVPAKIIRDLTTEEIEDFAASAKRYKKYTELTIASLKNKS, from the coding sequence ATTGAAAATAAATTATTCCCTTATTTGAATTTGTTTCCTAAAATTCACGAAACTGTGTTTCTTGCCGAAGGCGTTAAAATAATCGGTGATGTAACGATAGGTGAAAATTCAAGTGTTTGGTATAATTGTGTTGTTAGAGGCGATGTTCATTACATTAAAATCGGACATGACACAAATGTTCAGGATTTGAGCATGCTGCATGTTACTAATCAAAGATTTCCGTTAAATATTGGGAATAGTGTAACTATTGGTCACAGCGTTAAACTGCACGGATGCACAATCAATGATCTTACATTAATTGGAATCGGATCGATAATTTTAGATGGAGCTGTTGTAGAAGAAAATTCTATGGTAGCCGCCGGATCAGTTGTGAAACCGAAATTTATTGTTCCAAGCGGAAAATTGGTGGGCGGTGTTCCCGCTAAAATAATTAGGGATTTGACGACCGAAGAAATTGAAGATTTTGCGGCATCTGCTAAGCGATATAAGAAATATACTGAATTAACTATTGCGTCATTAAAAAATAAGAGTTGA
- the ybeY gene encoding rRNA maturation RNase YbeY: MIKNLTVNSDRKIKINKNAIHKIISLLKSEFSFDVISLPINFITSEQIIPINTQYLGHNFSTDIITFNYSGENDSFDGEIFISVDDAFSNSKKYKVSLDNEIIRLVIHGILHLLGFDDKNKFDLKKMKKEENRLVSEFEKNTIKIIIKYDC, translated from the coding sequence TTGATTAAAAACTTAACAGTAAATTCTGATAGAAAAATCAAAATTAACAAGAATGCAATTCATAAAATTATTTCATTACTAAAATCTGAATTTTCATTTGATGTAATATCGCTTCCAATAAATTTTATTACCTCAGAACAAATAATTCCGATAAATACGCAGTATTTAGGGCATAATTTTTCTACTGATATTATTACCTTTAATTATTCTGGAGAAAATGATAGTTTTGACGGTGAAATTTTTATTTCTGTTGATGACGCATTTTCTAATTCGAAAAAATATAAAGTTTCACTCGATAATGAAATTATTAGATTGGTTATTCACGGAATTTTACATTTATTGGGATTTGACGATAAGAATAAATTTGATCTTAAAAAAATGAAAAAAGAAGAAAACAGATTAGTTTCTGAATTTGAAAAAAATACAATTAAAATAATTATAAAATATGACTGCTAA
- a CDS encoding DUF494 family protein, translated as MTAKIVEVLAKILEGLKKKYTFEEVTKKLKTNKNFDEQTVSAAFGLVFDKFLTNRLELRKDSQLVNKGFRILSNDEINIIGTDNSKYILHLVNVGLLDPIDVELLIEHMTMFPNQKISKDDINWIILFSLVDFDSEILPGSRVLLYSSDTIN; from the coding sequence ATGACTGCTAAAATTGTTGAAGTTCTTGCAAAAATTTTAGAAGGACTCAAAAAGAAATACACTTTTGAGGAAGTTACTAAAAAACTTAAAACCAATAAAAATTTTGACGAACAGACTGTAAGTGCCGCTTTTGGATTAGTTTTTGATAAATTCTTAACCAACAGATTAGAACTTAGAAAAGATAGTCAACTGGTTAACAAAGGATTTAGAATTTTATCAAATGACGAAATAAATATTATTGGAACCGATAATTCGAAATATATATTGCATTTGGTTAACGTTGGACTTTTAGATCCAATCGATGTAGAATTACTTATTGAACACATGACGATGTTTCCGAATCAAAAAATTTCAAAAGATGATATTAATTGGATAATTTTATTTTCATTAGTTGATTTTGACTCAGAAATTTTACCCGGAAGCAGAGTTTTATTATACTCATCCGATACAATAAACTAA
- the topA gene encoding type I DNA topoisomerase: MAKNLVLVESPSKAKTINKYLGKNYIVEATVGHIKNLPKTKLGIDIEDGFKVQLVNIRGKGDTIKKIRKLAGKAEKIYVATDPDREGEAIAQDIVEVLEGKTEAHIYRVLFNEITKNAVKKSMENPLEIDEALVQSQRARRVMDRIIGYSISPLLWRSILEASGNSLSAGRVQSVALRLICEREELIDNFIPTEYWTISAELQTDKGEILNVKLSERNGKQLKIQPKPEMTDSDWEDFLKKNFAISNIEDAEKILNEIKNAEEFVINDITKKQSKRNPPAPFITSTLQAEASRKLGFRPRKTMTIAQSLYEGIKLDKGEITGLITYMRTDSTRLSEEIVSTARNFIGENFGENYLPKHPKSYEKNNKKNVQDAHEAIRPTSLDYSPQDVKDFLDKDQFRLYQLIWQRFVACQMESADVESTNVSVKADENILKASGSVITFDGFLKVYQEDKENGNESENGEASQIPAGLENDQKLNLISAEKNQQFTKPLPRYTESTLIKELENNGIGRPSTYASIIGTIQDRYYIDQSEKKLIPTDLGKKVNSVLVHNFPKILDVNFTAKMEEELDMVASKTNNYLQVLEDFYHPFSKQLNKVKHNLEKVICEKCGSEMEIKIGRFGKYFACTAYPNCKNIKSANEMKTKNSEPEYTGDECPKCGSKTVFRSGRFGKFIGCENYPTCDFTKQITLGIKCPVCKDGDVITRRSKSGRYFYGCSNYPNCDYVSWNKPVVELVKSEN; the protein is encoded by the coding sequence ATGGCAAAAAATCTTGTTTTGGTGGAATCTCCATCAAAAGCTAAGACTATTAATAAATATTTAGGAAAGAACTACATTGTTGAGGCAACTGTTGGTCATATTAAAAATTTGCCTAAAACTAAACTCGGTATTGATATTGAAGATGGATTCAAAGTTCAGCTCGTAAATATACGCGGGAAAGGCGATACAATAAAGAAAATTAGAAAACTTGCCGGCAAAGCCGAGAAAATATATGTCGCAACTGACCCTGATCGCGAAGGCGAAGCAATAGCTCAAGATATTGTTGAAGTTTTAGAAGGAAAAACGGAAGCTCACATTTACCGTGTTTTATTCAATGAAATAACCAAAAATGCGGTTAAAAAATCAATGGAAAACCCGCTTGAAATTGACGAGGCATTGGTTCAATCTCAGAGAGCAAGAAGAGTAATGGATAGAATTATTGGATACAGCATTAGTCCATTATTGTGGCGGTCGATTCTTGAAGCTTCTGGAAATTCACTTTCTGCCGGTAGAGTACAATCTGTTGCTTTAAGGCTAATCTGCGAACGCGAAGAATTGATTGACAATTTTATTCCTACAGAATATTGGACAATTAGCGCCGAATTGCAAACGGATAAAGGCGAAATTCTAAATGTTAAATTGTCTGAAAGAAACGGAAAACAATTAAAAATTCAGCCAAAACCTGAAATGACAGATTCTGATTGGGAAGATTTTTTAAAGAAGAATTTTGCGATTTCCAACATTGAAGATGCTGAAAAAATTCTTAATGAAATTAAGAATGCAGAAGAATTTGTAATTAACGATATTACCAAAAAGCAGTCAAAAAGAAATCCGCCGGCACCTTTTATAACCAGTACGCTTCAGGCGGAAGCTTCAAGAAAATTAGGATTTCGACCACGAAAAACCATGACTATTGCTCAAAGTTTATATGAAGGTATTAAACTTGACAAAGGTGAAATAACCGGTTTAATTACATATATGAGGACCGACTCGACACGATTAAGTGAAGAAATTGTTTCAACCGCACGAAATTTTATTGGTGAAAATTTTGGTGAAAATTATTTGCCAAAACATCCTAAATCATATGAAAAAAATAATAAGAAAAATGTTCAAGATGCGCATGAAGCAATTCGTCCTACTTCATTAGATTATTCGCCGCAGGATGTAAAAGATTTTTTAGATAAAGACCAGTTTAGATTATATCAATTGATTTGGCAGAGATTTGTTGCTTGTCAAATGGAATCTGCTGATGTTGAATCAACAAATGTTTCTGTAAAAGCAGATGAAAATATTTTAAAAGCTTCTGGCTCTGTAATAACATTCGACGGATTTCTAAAGGTTTATCAGGAAGATAAAGAAAACGGAAATGAGAGTGAAAACGGGGAAGCTTCTCAAATTCCTGCGGGTCTGGAAAATGACCAAAAATTAAATTTAATAAGCGCTGAAAAAAATCAGCAATTTACAAAACCTTTGCCGCGATATACAGAAAGTACTCTAATTAAAGAGCTTGAAAATAACGGAATTGGAAGACCAAGTACATATGCTTCAATAATTGGTACAATTCAAGATAGATATTACATTGACCAGAGTGAGAAAAAACTTATTCCAACTGACTTAGGTAAAAAAGTCAATTCAGTTCTTGTTCACAATTTCCCAAAAATATTAGATGTGAACTTTACTGCTAAAATGGAAGAAGAATTGGATATGGTTGCGTCAAAAACAAATAATTATTTACAGGTTCTTGAAGATTTCTATCACCCGTTTTCAAAGCAGTTGAACAAAGTTAAACATAATTTAGAAAAAGTAATTTGTGAAAAATGCGGTTCAGAGATGGAGATCAAAATAGGCAGATTCGGGAAATATTTTGCTTGTACGGCTTATCCGAATTGTAAGAATATTAAATCTGCAAATGAGATGAAAACAAAAAATAGTGAACCGGAATATACTGGTGATGAGTGTCCAAAATGTGGAAGTAAAACCGTATTTAGAAGCGGTCGCTTTGGAAAATTTATTGGCTGTGAAAATTATCCGACTTGTGATTTCACCAAGCAGATAACGCTAGGAATTAAATGTCCTGTTTGTAAAGACGGTGATGTAATAACCAGAAGATCAAAAAGCGGAAGATACTTTTACGGATGCAGCAATTATCCCAACTGTGATTATGTAAGTTGGAACAAACCGGTGGTAGAGCTAGTTAAATCTGAAAATTAA
- a CDS encoding tyrosine-type recombinase/integrase, whose translation MSSKTLNEFLSEFIANNSAIKRVSENTLISYENDVRQFIGYLEVKEISHPKSISERLVRAYILKLVEENYNRSSISRKLSVLRGFFNYLLQIQALKINPIENIKNPKIKRKLPEIINLDSYLKILKIIDEEQKDNRNNKLVFELLYGCALRVSELCNLNFGDIDLNRKSLKVFGKGSKTRLVPIGEKSQTILEEYLSSRPHLMNKDPLILTDSKVRIYPKYVDRLVKKYFSKVSGIAKQSPHILRHSAATHMLDNGADLMGVKELLGHENLSTTQIYTHVSVERLKQSYKNAHPKS comes from the coding sequence ATGAGTTCGAAAACTTTAAATGAATTTCTTTCTGAATTTATTGCCAACAATTCGGCAATAAAAAGAGTATCTGAAAATACATTAATTTCTTATGAAAATGATGTTCGTCAATTCATTGGATATTTAGAAGTAAAAGAAATATCTCACCCAAAATCAATATCCGAAAGACTGGTTAGAGCATATATTCTTAAATTAGTTGAAGAAAATTATAACCGTTCATCAATTTCAAGAAAGCTTTCGGTTTTAAGGGGTTTTTTCAATTATTTATTACAAATTCAAGCCCTTAAAATTAATCCCATTGAAAACATAAAGAATCCAAAAATCAAAAGAAAACTTCCGGAAATAATAAATCTTGACTCTTATTTAAAAATTCTTAAAATTATAGATGAGGAACAAAAAGATAATAGAAACAATAAACTTGTATTTGAGTTGTTATACGGTTGTGCGCTTAGAGTTTCAGAACTCTGTAATCTAAACTTTGGAGATATTGATCTGAACCGTAAAAGTCTAAAAGTCTTTGGCAAAGGAAGTAAGACCAGATTAGTACCTATTGGCGAAAAATCTCAAACTATTTTGGAAGAATATTTATCTTCCAGACCGCATTTAATGAACAAAGATCCATTGATATTAACAGATTCAAAAGTTAGAATTTATCCTAAATATGTTGATCGTTTAGTAAAAAAATATTTTTCAAAAGTTTCCGGTATTGCAAAACAAAGCCCTCATATTCTCAGACATTCTGCCGCCACACATATGCTTGATAACGGCGCCGATTTAATGGGAGTTAAAGAATTATTGGGTCACGAAAATCTTTCAACAACGCAAATATATACTCACGTTAGCGTTGAAAGATTAAAACAATCATATAAAAACGCTCATCCAAAATCATAA
- the raiA gene encoding ribosome-associated translation inhibitor RaiA has product MNVQITSRKFKAKESLKEEITYQLKSLEKYSDDIIDANVILSYTHSKDSIKSVEINLNIPGKTLSANESSDEYGKALSATIQKLTKQLKTLKSKRISKAR; this is encoded by the coding sequence ATGAATGTACAAATAACATCACGAAAGTTCAAAGCCAAAGAATCCTTAAAGGAAGAGATAACTTATCAATTAAAATCACTTGAAAAATATAGTGATGATATTATTGATGCCAATGTAATTTTAAGCTATACACATTCAAAAGACAGTATTAAAAGCGTAGAAATAAATTTAAATATACCCGGTAAAACATTATCGGCAAATGAATCAAGCGACGAATATGGCAAAGCTTTGTCGGCGACAATTCAAAAATTAACGAAACAATTAAAAACACTGAAATCTAAACGAATTTCCAAAGCAAGATAA
- a CDS encoding HPr kinase/phosphorylase encodes MNINSKNIFRKESITVEFFYKHTKERFNIELLNKEINLNRPITEQNLHRPGLALAGFVDLFSYKRVQIVGNTEVQYMKKLTLEKRRIAIEKLFGFDIPCVIFTNFNKPDPEIIELANQFNVPMFLSSLTTTKLSFLVSDFLDDQFAPRLSVHGSFIDVYGIGMLIVGKSGIGKSEVALDLIERGHRLVADDVVILTKKGEGIIMGAGTELVKHFMEIRGIGILDVRSLFGIRAIRFQKRLEVIIELEVWDENSEYTRTGLDNKTTSIMDVEIQTVKIPIVPGKNITVISEVIALNYVLKHYGYDAAEVLNQRLKSKIKSKTDDTNRSVNYFEHDFE; translated from the coding sequence TTGAATATTAATAGTAAAAACATTTTTAGAAAAGAAAGTATTACGGTTGAATTCTTTTATAAGCATACAAAAGAAAGATTTAATATTGAATTATTAAATAAAGAAATAAATCTGAATCGACCGATTACCGAACAAAATTTACACAGACCTGGTTTGGCTTTAGCCGGGTTTGTTGATCTTTTTTCATATAAGCGTGTTCAAATAGTAGGCAACACCGAAGTTCAATATATGAAAAAATTGACATTGGAAAAAAGAAGAATAGCCATTGAAAAACTTTTTGGTTTTGATATTCCATGCGTAATATTTACTAATTTCAACAAACCTGATCCAGAAATAATTGAATTGGCCAATCAATTTAATGTTCCTATGTTCTTATCTAGTTTAACAACTACAAAACTTTCATTTTTAGTAAGTGATTTTCTTGATGATCAGTTTGCGCCGAGACTTTCCGTGCATGGCTCATTCATAGATGTTTACGGCATCGGAATGCTGATTGTAGGGAAATCAGGTATTGGTAAAAGTGAAGTTGCGTTAGATTTAATAGAAAGGGGACACCGACTTGTAGCCGATGATGTTGTTATTCTAACCAAAAAAGGCGAAGGCATTATTATGGGCGCAGGAACCGAATTAGTAAAGCATTTTATGGAAATTAGAGGGATTGGTATTCTTGATGTCAGAAGTCTATTTGGAATCAGAGCGATTCGTTTTCAAAAAAGATTGGAAGTAATTATTGAATTAGAAGTTTGGGATGAAAATAGTGAGTATACCAGAACAGGTTTAGATAATAAAACAACAAGTATTATGGATGTTGAAATTCAAACAGTAAAAATTCCAATTGTACCTGGAAAAAATATTACAGTTATTAGTGAAGTAATTGCCTTAAATTATGTTCTGAAACATTATGGTTACGATGCGGCTGAAGTTTTAAATCAAAGACTTAAATCAAAAATTAAATCTAAAACTGACGATACAAACAGATCGGTTAACTATTTTGAGCATGATTTCGAATAA
- a CDS encoding peptidoglycan DD-metalloendopeptidase family protein, whose product MVALFGLLSSLIIFGGYLFITSILNPSFDIDAIKAENKALKSKFKDVNNELTILSKTIDNIRSKDDALRLSVNLKPIPESEKSFGIGGSEFTEILPTSVSEVNNLLKNLDNSLNSIKAKISVTEQNYKEIETSLTNNVKLFKAIPAILPANGPIGDRFGMRLHPIIRVYRMHTGIDVVVDTGTEVFAPGDGKVVGAGIRYGYGNTVEIDHGFGYTTLFAHLSKIKISVGQKVKRGDLLGLSGSSGELATGPHLHYEVFHDGVNLNPENFVYSDIKIFDINNEKSSK is encoded by the coding sequence TTGGTTGCTCTATTCGGGTTGCTTTCATCATTAATAATATTTGGCGGTTATTTATTCATTACCAGCATACTTAATCCATCTTTTGATATTGACGCAATAAAGGCTGAAAATAAAGCCCTGAAATCTAAGTTTAAAGACGTTAATAACGAATTGACAATATTGAGCAAAACAATAGATAATATTAGAAGCAAAGACGATGCTTTGAGGCTTTCCGTCAATTTAAAACCAATACCTGAAAGTGAAAAAAGTTTCGGTATAGGCGGATCTGAATTCACAGAAATATTGCCAACTTCAGTTTCTGAAGTAAACAATTTACTAAAAAATTTGGATAATTCTTTAAACTCGATTAAAGCAAAGATTAGTGTAACAGAACAGAATTATAAAGAAATTGAAACATCCTTAACTAATAATGTAAAGTTGTTCAAAGCAATTCCGGCAATACTTCCTGCAAATGGTCCAATTGGTGATCGTTTCGGAATGAGACTTCATCCAATTATTAGAGTTTACAGAATGCACACTGGAATTGATGTTGTTGTTGATACTGGAACAGAAGTTTTTGCTCCTGGTGATGGAAAAGTTGTTGGAGCAGGAATTCGTTACGGCTATGGCAATACAGTTGAAATTGACCATGGATTCGGATATACGACTTTATTTGCTCATTTATCAAAAATAAAAATTTCAGTTGGTCAAAAAGTTAAGAGAGGCGATTTATTGGGACTTTCAGGAAGTTCAGGAGAACTTGCTACGGGTCCTCACCTTCATTATGAAGTTTTTCATGATGGGGTAAATTTAAATCCAGAAAATTTTGTATATAGCGATATTAAAATATTTGACATTAATAATGAAAAAAGTTCAAAGTAG
- a CDS encoding DUF2795 domain-containing protein, with product MIWTIELASYLVDAPWPATKEELIEYADRIGSPVEVIENLSELDDDEEIYESIEDIWPDYPSDEDFFYFDDEDEFN from the coding sequence ATGATTTGGACTATAGAATTAGCATCTTATTTGGTAGATGCTCCATGGCCGGCAACAAAAGAAGAATTAATTGAATATGCTGATAGAATTGGAAGCCCGGTTGAAGTAATCGAGAATCTTAGCGAATTAGATGATGACGAAGAAATCTACGAAAGTATTGAGGATATTTGGCCGGATTACCCAAGTGACGAAGATTTCTTTTATTTTGACGATGAGGATGAATTTAATTAG
- a CDS encoding 3-hydroxybutyryl-CoA dehydrogenase, with protein sequence MKKIGVIGAGTMGNGIAHVFAQNNFSVEFIDINEELLQKGLSTIEKNLERQLKKEIISKEVVEMTLSNIIPKVGIGNLAHNVDLVIEAVIENKAVKTHIYKDLNNLLNPNCIISSNTSSISITELASYSLNPAKFIGMHFMNPVPVMRLVEIIRGYSTSDETFNTIKALSESIGKIPVEVKDYPGFISNRILMPMINEAIFSLYENVASAEDIDKVMKLGMAHPMGPLELADFIGLDVCLAIMNVLYEGFNDSKYRPCPLLKNMVAARKLGRKSGEGFYKYTK encoded by the coding sequence ATAAAAAAAATTGGTGTTATTGGCGCCGGAACTATGGGAAATGGAATTGCCCATGTTTTTGCACAAAACAATTTTAGTGTAGAATTTATAGATATAAATGAAGAATTGCTTCAAAAAGGTCTATCTACAATTGAAAAAAATTTAGAAAGACAGCTTAAAAAAGAAATTATTAGCAAAGAAGTTGTTGAAATGACTTTAAGCAATATAATTCCCAAAGTAGGAATTGGAAATTTAGCACATAATGTAGATTTAGTTATAGAAGCTGTTATTGAGAACAAAGCAGTTAAAACACATATTTACAAAGATTTAAATAATTTACTTAATCCTAATTGTATCATTTCTTCAAATACTTCATCAATTTCGATTACTGAATTGGCTTCGTATTCACTTAATCCGGCAAAATTTATTGGTATGCATTTTATGAATCCGGTACCTGTAATGCGTTTGGTTGAAATAATTAGAGGTTATTCGACTTCTGATGAAACTTTCAATACGATTAAAGCACTTTCCGAATCAATTGGAAAAATACCAGTTGAAGTTAAAGATTACCCGGGTTTTATTTCCAACAGGATTTTAATGCCTATGATTAATGAAGCAATTTTTAGCTTATATGAAAATGTTGCCAGCGCGGAAGATATTGATAAAGTAATGAAACTCGGTATGGCTCATCCAATGGGACCTTTGGAATTAGCAGATTTTATTGGATTGGATGTTTGTCTCGCGATTATGAATGTTTTATACGAAGGATTTAATGATTCAAAATACAGACCGTGTCCGTTATTAAAGAATATGGTTGCCGCAAGGAAATTAGGTAGAAAAAGCGGTGAGGGATTTTACAAATATACAAAATAG
- the acpS gene encoding holo-ACP synthase yields MFGIGIDIIEIDRIKKSIEKFGDVFLNKIFTATEVEYCLSKKNKFQHFAARFAAKEAISKALATGWSKGFKWKDIEIFNEASGMPNVRLSGNLQKFLDADKQLKITMSHSENYVTCFAIIYSNNSK; encoded by the coding sequence ATATTTGGAATTGGCATTGATATAATAGAAATTGACAGGATTAAAAAAAGTATTGAGAAATTTGGTGATGTATTTCTTAATAAAATATTTACGGCTACCGAAGTAGAATATTGTTTATCGAAAAAAAATAAATTTCAACACTTTGCGGCAAGATTCGCGGCAAAAGAAGCGATATCAAAAGCGTTGGCGACTGGCTGGAGCAAAGGCTTTAAATGGAAAGATATCGAAATTTTCAATGAAGCTTCGGGAATGCCGAACGTTAGACTTTCCGGAAATCTGCAAAAATTTTTAGATGCCGATAAACAATTAAAAATTACAATGAGTCATTCGGAGAATTATGTAACTTGTTTTGCCATAATTTATTCAAATAATTCAAAATAG
- a CDS encoding MCE family protein, with product MNEEKKTEIKVGITIFIALIIFVLIFGWAKNYSLTSHDMKLSVKFNSVAGLEVGDLVTVNGVRKGYVELIESEPNSALVKINFSEDPNLKDDASFSIMMLDLMGGKKIEIINGISQNNLDYGKTYIGKFSGDISTVMATLNSVEGDLISVIKDLKLSLDFINSNFSNEEFKTNITQSVSNLQKLSANLNELLVKNQKDISEIISNTKNLTNDTKILLSSNKTELNDIIHISKKTLASTDSLIQKLNLLTDETVNGKNNIGKLLYDENLIGDIKESMKQLKKLTKTINDQLENGGLEVKADVDLF from the coding sequence ATGAATGAAGAAAAGAAAACAGAAATTAAAGTTGGCATAACAATTTTTATTGCTTTGATTATTTTTGTTCTAATATTCGGTTGGGCAAAAAATTACAGCTTGACTTCCCATGATATGAAACTTTCCGTGAAATTTAATTCAGTTGCGGGATTGGAAGTCGGTGATCTTGTTACGGTTAATGGAGTTAGAAAAGGTTATGTCGAGTTAATAGAATCCGAACCAAATTCAGCATTAGTGAAGATAAATTTTTCTGAAGATCCGAATCTAAAAGATGACGCTAGTTTTTCAATTATGATGCTTGATTTGATGGGCGGCAAGAAAATCGAAATTATTAATGGGATTTCGCAGAATAATTTGGATTACGGCAAAACTTATATAGGAAAGTTTTCCGGTGATATTTCAACAGTTATGGCAACATTGAATTCCGTTGAAGGCGATTTAATCTCAGTGATAAAAGATTTAAAATTATCCTTGGATTTTATTAATTCAAATTTTTCCAATGAAGAATTTAAAACAAATATAACACAATCCGTTTCCAATCTACAAAAACTTTCTGCTAACCTTAACGAACTGCTCGTTAAAAATCAAAAAGATATTTCCGAAATAATTTCCAATACAAAAAATCTTACAAACGATACAAAAATTTTATTGAGCAGCAACAAAACTGAACTTAACGATATAATACATATTTCAAAGAAAACTTTGGCAAGCACCGATTCTTTAATTCAAAAGTTAAATTTACTTACCGATGAAACCGTAAACGGAAAAAATAATATCGGCAAATTATTATATGATGAAAATTTGATCGGTGATATTAAAGAATCAATGAAACAGCTGAAAAAACTTACTAAAACAATTAATGATCAATTAGAAAACGGCGGATTGGAAGTTAAAGCAGATGTTGATCTGTTTTAA
- a CDS encoding HlyC/CorC family transporter, producing the protein MDIDWLFRTILLVILLILSALFSSSEVALLSLDDKKIEEINRSSKNLAKYISELISAPQKLLITILIGNTISNVGASIIAVTLALDIAKVNGFSVDYSLITQIIILTIIVIIFCEVTPKVWANKHPVYISKIISIPLYLIGIVLSPITKILTFLMKILTTNVKYDKARTALSTSDIADLADIGIEKGTLEEEEHELIHGLVSFKSTFAREVMTPRVDIIAVPKDIPYNELIEIIKSSGHSRIPVYVNDLDSIIGVIHAKDLLQFLGSPNTFDIKKVIRDCLFVPETKLLSTLLKEFQEKNMHLSLVVDEYGGTAGLISLEDVLEEIVGEIRDEYDTEEDEIVKINENKFVMFGKVSISELEEILNINIEVPNEDFETLGGFIFSHAGTIPEVGYKFEKYGYSFKVIGLENNRISKVEIEKLK; encoded by the coding sequence TTGGATATTGATTGGCTTTTTAGAACAATTTTACTTGTAATACTTTTAATTTTGTCTGCTTTATTTTCAAGTTCTGAAGTGGCGCTTCTTTCATTAGATGATAAAAAAATAGAAGAAATAAACAGAAGCTCAAAGAATCTTGCAAAATATATTTCAGAATTAATTTCGGCACCGCAGAAACTCCTTATAACAATTTTAATTGGGAATACGATAAGCAATGTCGGTGCTTCAATTATCGCTGTTACTTTAGCATTAGATATTGCAAAAGTTAACGGTTTTTCTGTTGATTACTCGTTAATAACTCAAATAATTATTTTAACAATTATTGTTATAATATTTTGCGAAGTCACGCCTAAAGTTTGGGCCAATAAACATCCAGTCTATATTTCAAAAATTATCTCAATTCCACTTTATTTAATTGGAATAGTTCTTAGTCCAATTACAAAAATTCTTACTTTTTTAATGAAGATACTTACTACCAATGTAAAGTATGATAAAGCAAGAACCGCATTGTCAACTTCAGACATTGCGGATTTAGCTGATATTGGAATTGAAAAAGGAACTCTTGAAGAGGAAGAACATGAATTAATTCATGGATTGGTATCTTTTAAATCTACTTTTGCGCGGGAAGTAATGACGCCAAGAGTGGACATTATTGCTGTTCCTAAAGACATTCCATATAACGAGTTGATTGAAATAATTAAAAGTTCTGGTCACAGTAGAATTCCAGTATATGTAAATGATCTAGATTCAATAATTGGAGTTATTCACGCAAAAGATCTGCTTCAGTTTTTAGGTAGTCCTAATACTTTTGATATAAAAAAAGTGATACGAGATTGTCTCTTTGTACCTGAAACAAAACTGCTGAGCACTTTATTGAAAGAATTTCAAGAAAAAAATATGCACTTAAGTTTAGTTGTTGATGAATACGGAGGAACAGCCGGACTTATAAGTTTAGAAGATGTACTAGAAGAAATTGTGGGTGAAATTAGAGACGAATATGATACAGAAGAAGATGAAATTGTTAAAATAAATGAAAATAAATTTGTTATGTTTGGTAAGGTTTCTATTAGCGAATTGGAAGAAATTCTTAATATAAACATTGAAGTACCAAATGAAGATTTTGAAACGTTAGGCGGATTTATTTTCAGCCATGCTGGAACAATTCCAGAAGTTGGTTATAAATTTGAAAAATATGGATATTCTTTTAAAGTTATAGGTTTAGAAAACAATAGAATTAGTAAAGTAGAAATTGAAAAACTAAAATAA